One window of Quercus robur chromosome 12, dhQueRobu3.1, whole genome shotgun sequence genomic DNA carries:
- the LOC126708816 gene encoding light-harvesting complex-like protein 3 isotype 1, chloroplastic, with product MSISLVLFSPPTQPPLLFPSSPSKPYLTLKPHLSLRPSKFLTTTKASAENGAGTSPSAATALEIQPDQKVAETPQQVVQKDESSVGANGSAGAVETEEDKVLSQFVDPKWVGGTWDLSQFRKDGNTDWDAVIDAEARRRKWLEGNPETSSNDAPIVFDTSIIPWWAWMKRFHLPEAELLNGRAAMIGFFMAYLVDSLTGVGLVDQMGNFFCKTLLFIAVVGVLLIRKNEDLENLKKLLDETTFYDKQWQATWQDEKPGSSKN from the exons ATGTCCATTTCCTTGGTCTTGTTTTCTCCTCCAACCCAACCCCCACTCCTTTTTCCCTCTTCCCCTTCCAAACCCTACCTAACTCTTAAGCCCCACCTCTCTCTCAGACCATCCAAGTTCCTCACCACCACCAAGGCCTCAGCTGAAAATGGTGCTGGTACTTCACCCTCAGCTGCTACTGCACTTGAAATACAACCTGACCAGAAGGTAGCTGAAACTCCCCAGCAGGTAGTTCAGAAAGATGAGAGCTCTGTTGGAGCCAATGGGTCTGCGGGGGCAGTGGAAACAGAAGAAGATAAGGTTTTGAGTCAGTTTGTGGACCCCAAATGGGTTGGTGGGACTTGGGACTTGAGCCAGTTTCGGAAAGATGGAAATACTGACTGGGATGCTGTTATTGATGCTG AGGCTAGGAGAAGAAAATGGCTTGAGGGTAACCCGGAAACATCCAGTAATGATGCCCCCATAGTTTTTGACACATCTATCATACCTTGGTGGGCATGGATGAAACGGTTCCATCTACCTGAAGCAGAACTACTTAATG GCCGCGCTGCAATGATAGGCTTCTTCATGGCTTATCTGGTTGATAGCTTGACTGGGGTGGGTTTGGTTGACCAAATGGGCAACTTCTTTTGTAAAACTCTACTGTTTATAGCTGTTGTTGGAGTCCTGCTGATCCGGAAGAATGAAGATTTAGAGAATTTAAAGAAACTGCTGGATGAGACAACCTTTTATGACAAGCAATGGCAAGCAACCTGGCAGGACGAGAAGCCTGGCAGTTCCAAGAATTGA
- the LOC126709637 gene encoding glutamate dehydrogenase 2-like, whose protein sequence is MNALAATNRNFRHAARILGLDPKLEKSLLIPFREIKVECTIPKDDGTLASYVGFRVQHDNARGPMKGGIRYHPEVDPDEVNALAQLMTWKTAVADIPYGGAKGGIGCDPRDLSISELERLTRVFTQKIHDLIGIHRDVPAPDMGTNAQTMAWILDEYSKFHGHSPAVVTGKPIDLGGSLGREAATGLGVVFATEALLTENGKSISDMKFALQGFGNVGSWAAKFIHERGGKVVAVSDITGALKNPNGIDIPALLKYKDDNGTLKDFKGGDSMDPNDLLVCECDVLIPCALGGVLNKENAADVKAKFIIEGANHPTDPEADEILSRKGVLILPDIYANSGGVTVSYFEWVQNIQGFMWDEEKVNFELSRYMRRAFHEIKAMCKIHDCNLRMGAFTLGVNRVARATLLRGWEA, encoded by the exons ATGAACGCCCTTGCAGCCACTAACCGCAACTTTCGCCATGCAGCTCGCATTCTTGGCTTGGATCCCAAGCTTGAAAAGAGCCTTCTCATACCCTTCAGAGAAATCAAA GTTGAATGTACGATTCCAAAGGATGATGGGACTCTGGCTTCCTATGTTGGATTTAGAGTGCAACATGACAATGCTCGTGGCCCAATGAAAGGCGGAATCCGTTACCATCCTGAG GTTGACCCAGATGAAGTGAATGCTCTGGCTCAACTAATGACATGGAAGACAGCTGTAGCAGACATTCCATATGGTGGAGCAAAGGGTGGGATTGGATGTGACCCGAGGGACTTGAGTATTAGTGAATTAGAACGTTTGACTCGTGTGTTCACTCAGAAGATCCATGATCTTATTGGAATTCACAGGGATGTTCCTGCCCCTGACATGGGAACTAATGCACAG ACAATGGCATGGATTCTTGATGAGTACTCAAAGTTTCATGGGCATTCACCCGCAGTTGTGACAGGAAAACCTATT GATCTTGGAGGTTCACTAGGAAGGGAGGCTGCAACAGGACTTGGGGTGGTTTTTGCAACAGAGGCTTTACTCACTGAAAATGGGAAATCAATCTCTGATATGAAGTTTGCTCTACAG GGTTTTGGAAATGTGGGCTCATGGGCAGCAAAGTTTATTCATGAGAGAGGAGGCAAGGTAGTTGCTGTTAGTGACATCACAGGTGCACTTAAAAACCCAAATGGAATTGATATCCCAGCTCTGCTGAAATACAAAGATGACAATGGAACTTTAAAGGATTTTAAGGGAGGAGATTCTATGGACCCAAATGACTTGCTTGTATGCGAATGTGATGTCCTAATCCCGTGTGCCTTAGGTGGAGTTCTCAACAA GGAAAATGCTGCTGATGTTAAGGCAAAATTCATAATAGAAGGTGCAAATCATCCCACTGACCCTGAGGCAGATGAG ATCTTATCTAGGAAAGGAGTTCTTATCCTCCCTGACATATATGCAAATTCTGGCGGTGTGACTGTGAGCTACTTTGAGTGGGTACAG AATATTCAAGGATTCATGTGGGATGAAGAGAAGGTGAACTTTGAGCTTAGCAGGTACATGAGAAGGGCTTTCCATGAAATCAAGGCAATGTGTAAAATTCATGACTGCAACCTGAGAATGGGGGCATTCACTTTGGGGGTGAACCGGGTTGCACGTGCTACCCTCTTGAGGGGCTGGGAAGCCTGA